In Aristaeella hokkaidonensis, the following are encoded in one genomic region:
- a CDS encoding GGDEF domain-containing protein: MEFFLNFLHQKVPQDSKDIPLYYRRALTTSEVLLVVYFVICFFLFPIINDGRWEWIPLIFAILSVCCLWMLKHGGARINLIKYTVVSIGWVCWNVRYFGWNSGVQHMMTLILVFVFFNVYDKPINKLLWFLSILLIRVGLFYVTQLFPALYNMGTKANTIYQTLNTIAFFLMLACACIIFSTSIQETERQLRLRNQILYKEAGTDSLTGLPNRRLMIEQIEQYCVENRNQTFCVAIADLDYFKQVNDTYGHKCGDYVLMRLTKLFTEHAMERYSACRWGGEEFCFFLPGMNLDEAGAVMNDLCFQVEKMKLQYNGNEFSITLTIGVEEYDFASPLDTLLNAADEKLYMGKNAGRNRVVV; encoded by the coding sequence ATGGAGTTTTTTCTGAATTTTCTGCACCAGAAGGTACCCCAGGACAGCAAGGATATTCCGCTATACTACCGCCGGGCCCTGACAACCAGTGAAGTTTTGCTGGTGGTGTATTTTGTCATATGCTTTTTTCTGTTCCCGATCATCAATGACGGACGGTGGGAATGGATCCCGCTGATCTTTGCCATCCTGTCTGTATGCTGCCTGTGGATGCTGAAACATGGCGGCGCACGCATCAACCTGATTAAATACACTGTTGTAAGTATCGGCTGGGTCTGCTGGAATGTGAGATATTTCGGCTGGAACAGCGGTGTACAGCATATGATGACCCTGATACTGGTTTTCGTCTTTTTCAATGTTTATGACAAACCAATCAATAAGCTCCTGTGGTTTCTGTCCATCCTGCTGATCCGCGTGGGTTTATTCTATGTGACCCAGCTGTTTCCGGCATTGTATAACATGGGCACAAAAGCCAATACGATTTACCAGACGCTGAATACAATCGCATTCTTCCTGATGCTGGCATGTGCCTGTATTATTTTCAGCACCAGCATCCAGGAGACTGAACGCCAGCTGCGGCTGAGGAACCAGATCCTGTATAAGGAAGCCGGCACCGATTCCCTGACAGGACTGCCGAACCGGCGACTGATGATTGAGCAGATCGAGCAGTACTGCGTGGAAAACAGGAACCAGACCTTCTGCGTGGCAATCGCTGACCTTGACTACTTCAAACAAGTGAATGACACCTATGGTCATAAATGCGGAGACTATGTGCTGATGCGGCTGACCAAGCTGTTTACGGAACATGCGATGGAACGGTACAGTGCATGCCGGTGGGGCGGAGAGGAATTCTGCTTTTTCCTGCCGGGAATGAACCTGGATGAAGCAGGCGCGGTGATGAATGACCTGTGTTTCCAGGTGGAAAAGATGAAACTGCAGTATAACGGGAACGAGTTTTCGATTACGCTGACGATCGGCGTGGAAGAATATGATTTTGCCTCTCCGCTGGACACGCTGCTGAATGCGGCCGACGAGAAGCTGTATATGGGGAAAAACGCAGGACGGAACAGGGTCGTAGTTTAA
- a CDS encoding cation diffusion facilitator family transporter, translating to MAEKKAEEFQTAATRVSLVSMITNVILTLLKLAAGLLAHSGAMISDAVHSASDIFSGLIVLLGVKISTKEPDEQHPYGHERYECVAALLLSGILAVVGGAIGIGAVKDIISGKTAEIPGLLALIAAVVSIAVKESLFWYTRGYAKKYRSTALHAEAWHQRSDALSSIGALIGIAGARMGVPVMEPIASLIIALFILRVAIRIFKEAIDQMVDHSCNEEAEEAFRTTALEQPGVMGVELLRTRMFGNRVYVDLEIAADPNLTLAAAHEIAEDVHDAIEKTFPEVKHIMVHVNPAKKHD from the coding sequence ATGGCTGAGAAAAAAGCTGAGGAGTTCCAGACCGCGGCTACCCGGGTTTCACTGGTGAGCATGATCACAAACGTGATCCTGACGCTGCTGAAGCTGGCCGCCGGTCTGCTTGCGCATTCAGGCGCAATGATCAGCGACGCGGTACACTCCGCCTCCGATATTTTCAGCGGACTGATTGTGCTGCTTGGCGTGAAGATTTCCACCAAAGAACCGGATGAGCAGCATCCATACGGGCATGAACGTTATGAGTGCGTGGCCGCCCTGCTTCTGTCCGGAATCCTGGCTGTTGTGGGCGGGGCTATCGGCATCGGTGCGGTAAAGGATATCATCAGCGGAAAAACCGCGGAGATTCCCGGACTGCTGGCTCTGATTGCGGCGGTGGTTTCCATTGCGGTCAAGGAGAGCCTGTTCTGGTATACCCGGGGCTATGCAAAAAAATACCGTTCCACAGCGCTGCACGCGGAAGCGTGGCATCAGCGAAGTGACGCACTGAGCTCTATCGGCGCCTTGATCGGTATCGCGGGCGCACGGATGGGTGTGCCGGTGATGGAACCCATTGCCAGCCTGATTATCGCGCTGTTTATCCTGCGGGTAGCCATCCGGATTTTTAAAGAAGCCATTGACCAGATGGTGGATCACTCCTGCAATGAAGAGGCGGAGGAGGCTTTCCGAACCACAGCACTGGAACAGCCCGGGGTGATGGGAGTGGAACTGCTGCGGACGCGGATGTTCGGGAACCGGGTTTATGTGGATCTGGAAATCGCAGCCGATCCGAACCTGACGCTGGCGGCAGCTCATGAAATCGCGGAGGACGTGCATGATGCCATTGAAAAGACTTTTCCGGAAGTCAAACATATTATGGTACACGTGAATCCTGCGAAAAAACATGACTGA
- a CDS encoding ABC transporter substrate-binding protein, whose amino-acid sequence MKKILAMMMALVLTMSLCAFSAAEGADISGLTVTTPGGAPALALAAMAAENPGQYTTVAADTIAAAFAGKEADFIIAPLNAGAKLYKAGKSTYKLAAVVSWGNLFIAAQKEELKAEDLNGANLTLFGENTINASVVLYALKENGIEPAEVTYLAGASDTQSLLLSDAEAIVVTAEPALTAAKMKNDKISAISVNELLQQASGMEGYTQAALFVKAETAESNPEAVAAFLAQAEEACGKCTTDVAAVAEAAVALEILPNAKVAAAAIPGCAIRFVKAAEAKEQVEKTAQIDLSQFGGEVPADDFYYGAE is encoded by the coding sequence ATGAAAAAGATCCTTGCAATGATGATGGCACTGGTGCTCACAATGAGTCTGTGCGCGTTTTCCGCCGCGGAAGGCGCGGATATTTCCGGCCTGACGGTGACGACTCCCGGCGGTGCTCCGGCGCTGGCCCTGGCGGCGATGGCAGCAGAGAATCCCGGACAGTACACAACGGTGGCAGCGGACACGATTGCCGCGGCTTTCGCCGGCAAGGAGGCAGATTTTATTATCGCTCCGCTGAACGCCGGCGCAAAGCTGTACAAGGCAGGTAAATCCACCTATAAACTGGCGGCAGTGGTAAGCTGGGGTAACCTGTTTATCGCCGCCCAGAAGGAAGAACTGAAAGCGGAGGACCTGAACGGCGCGAACCTGACGCTGTTCGGTGAAAATACGATCAACGCTTCCGTGGTACTGTATGCCCTGAAAGAAAACGGCATTGAACCGGCAGAAGTGACCTACCTGGCCGGTGCATCCGACACCCAGAGCCTGCTGCTGAGCGATGCGGAGGCGATTGTGGTGACGGCGGAACCCGCTCTGACTGCGGCGAAAATGAAGAATGACAAGATCAGCGCGATCAGCGTGAACGAACTGCTGCAGCAGGCTTCCGGCATGGAAGGTTATACGCAGGCTGCGCTGTTTGTGAAAGCGGAAACTGCTGAAAGCAATCCGGAGGCAGTGGCTGCATTCCTGGCACAGGCTGAAGAAGCCTGCGGAAAGTGCACGACGGACGTAGCCGCAGTAGCGGAAGCTGCTGTTGCACTTGAGATCCTGCCGAACGCCAAGGTGGCGGCGGCCGCCATTCCCGGATGTGCCATCCGTTTTGTGAAGGCTGCGGAAGCCAAAGAACAGGTTGAAAAGACTGCGCAGATTGACCTGAGCCAGTTCGGCGGAGAGGTTCCCGCTGATGACTTCTATTATGGAGCGGAATAA
- a CDS encoding ABC transporter permease, whose product MTSIMERNKKGLNTLAFGLGILLVGGMIQAAGWLKGDKLVFPGVGEILQAFVRMLGEERTWKQIGTTLIHLAEALAAAAVIGTALGLAQGKSSFVRALLKPLMTLLRSIPMIVMTVIIMVLTKYDRVPLIASALMLIPLISEATAEGLRRIEPELMDVYRMNSGFTLRVLFSVYLPLMAGYLKQAYINAVGMGIKLAVTTEYLVQARDSLGKAVYSSAYFNEYAEIYAYALIMILLAVLVSAVPEAIKRIIRKG is encoded by the coding sequence ATGACTTCTATTATGGAGCGGAATAAGAAAGGCCTGAATACCCTGGCATTCGGCCTGGGCATTCTGCTGGTCGGAGGAATGATCCAGGCCGCGGGCTGGCTGAAGGGTGATAAGCTGGTTTTTCCGGGCGTGGGAGAAATCCTGCAGGCGTTTGTCCGGATGCTCGGAGAGGAACGAACCTGGAAACAGATCGGCACCACGCTGATCCATCTGGCGGAAGCTCTGGCCGCTGCCGCGGTGATCGGTACAGCGCTGGGCCTGGCCCAGGGAAAGAGTTCTTTTGTCCGGGCTTTGCTGAAACCGTTGATGACCCTGCTGCGGTCCATTCCGATGATCGTGATGACGGTGATCATCATGGTGCTGACGAAGTATGACCGGGTGCCGCTGATTGCGTCAGCCCTGATGCTGATTCCCCTGATCAGCGAGGCTACGGCGGAAGGACTGCGCCGGATTGAGCCGGAACTGATGGACGTTTACCGGATGAACAGCGGGTTTACCCTCCGGGTACTGTTTTCGGTTTATCTGCCGCTGATGGCAGGCTACCTGAAGCAGGCCTATATCAACGCGGTAGGGATGGGCATCAAGCTGGCGGTGACAACGGAGTACCTGGTCCAGGCCAGGGATTCCCTTGGCAAGGCTGTGTACAGCAGCGCGTACTTCAATGAGTACGCTGAGATTTATGCTTACGCACTGATTATGATTTTACTGGCGGTGCTGGTAAGCGCGGTGCCGGAGGCAATCAAACGGATCATCCGAAAAGGATGA